TCTGGGAGCCGGAAGAGTAGTTTACCAAAATCTGGTAAAACTGAATATGGCCGTTGAAAACGGAACATTGGGACAGGAAAAAGTAATTCAGGAGGCTTTTGAATATGCCAAAAAAGAAAATAAAAAAGTACACTTCATCGGATTGGTTTCCAATGGAGGAGTACATTCACATATTAATCACCTAAAAGGATTATTAACAGCTGCAAAGGAATTCGGATTGAATGAGAACGTTTTTGTTCATGCATTTACCGATGGCAGAGACTGTGATCCACATTCAGGATTAGGGTTTATTGATGAGCTTCAGAAACATATGAATGCTACTACAGGAAAACTGGCAACAGTAGTAGGAAGATATTATGCAATGGACAGAGATAAAAGATGGGAACGTGTAAAACTGGCTTATGATGCCCTTGTAGAAGGAGTAGGAGAGCCATCAACAGATGCTTTAGCTTCTATTAAAGCTTCTTATGATAACAACGTTACCGATGAATTCCTGAAACCAATCATTCTCATGAATACTACCGCTACAGGAAATATAGTACCAGTGGCAAAAATCATTGATAATGACGTGGTGATCTGTTTCAACTTCCGTACAGACAGAGGCAGAGAGATTACAGAAGTGCTTTCTCAGAAGGATTTCCCGGAATATGATATGAAAAAACTAAACCTTTATTATATCACATTAACGAACTATGATAAAACATTCCAGAATATACAGGTAGTTTTTGATGAAAATGTACTGACGGAAACCATGGGTGAAATTCTTGAAAAAAATGGGAAATCCCAGATCAGAATTGCAGAAACAGAGAAATATCCACATGTTACTTTCTTTTTCTCAGGAGGAAGAGAAGAAGAATTTAATGGGGAAAGAAGACTGTTGTGTCCAAGTCCGAAAGACGTTCCTACCTACGATCTGAAGCCGGAAATGTCAGCCTATGATATTACCAATGCCATCGTACCGGAACTGGAGCAGGGAACAGCAGATTTTGTCTGCTTAAATTTTGCCAATACAGACATGGTAGGGCATACAGGAGTTTTTGAAGCTGCTGTAAAAGCTGCTGAGGTAGTAGATCAGTGCATCGAAAAAGTAGCAACCGCTGCCTATGAAAACGGATATGCAGTGTTTATTCTTGCTGACCATGGAAATTCTGATGTAATGATGAATCCGGACGGAACACCTAATACACAGCATTCTACGAATCTTGTTCCATTTATCGTAATGGATAAAGACCACACATGGAATTTAAAACCAGGAAAACTGGGAGATGTAGCTCCTACCATTCTTAAAGTAATGGGTGTTGAAATACCAGATGCAATGACAGGAGACGTTTTAGTTAATTAAAATCCAATAATATTGTCTAAAAAATGCCGTTATACCTTTGTAGCGGCATTTTTTTATGACTTATGTCAGATAATATATGACTTGCATACTTTATTATGCGCCAAATAATAAATAAATCTTATCTTTGTAAATTAAAACTGAATAGTAAAATGTATCAAAAGCTTGTAAGGAAAGAAGTAATGGGATTATTGGAAAAGGAAGTAGGTTCTTTTCTTGATAAATTTTTAACGCCAATTGAAAAAATCTGGCAGCCTTCCGATTATTTACCAGATCCTTCAAGTGATGAATTCAAACATGACTTAGAAGAAATTCAGACTTTTGCCCGTGAAATGCCTTACGATCTTTTTGTAACCCTTATTGGGGACTGTATCACGGAAGAGGCACTTCCTTCTTATGAATCTTGGTTAATGGGAGTTGACGGAATCAATCAGGAAGAAAAAGTAGGCTGGGCGAATTGGGTAAGAGCATGGACTGCTGAAGAAAACAGACACGGAGATTTATTAAACAAATATCTTTATCTGTGTGGAAGAGTAAACATGAGAGAAGTGGAAATCACCACTCAATATCTTATCAATGACGGTTTCGATTTGGGGACGAGTATGGATCCGTACAGAAACTTCATTTATACAAGCTTTCAGGAAACAGCTACCAATATCTCCCACAGAAGAGTAGGTACATTGGCTAAACAGTCCGGAAACGGGAAATTAGCAAAAATGTGTGGGGTAATTGCTGCAGACGAAGCAAGACACGCCAAAGCATACAAACATTTCGTAGCGAAAATTCTTGAAGTAGATGCTTCAGAAATGATTCTGGCATTTGAGGATATGATGCGTAAGAAAATTGTAATGCCTGCCCACTTAATGAGACAGTCCGGACAAAAAGCAGGAGAGCTTTGGGGACATTTCTCAGATGCTGCACAAAGATGTATGGTATACACAGGTCATGACTATATCAATATTATGAAAGACCTTTTAGATGAATGGAAAATTGAGCACGTAAAAGGACTTACAGAAAAAGCAGAAAAAGCTCAGGAATACCTGATGAAGCTTCCTGCAAGGCTTCAGAAGATCACAGATAGAGTGGCTACTCCGGATCTTCAGTTCCAGTTCAGCTGGGTAAAAAGTTAATAAGTATCTAGAATATTCTTTAAAATATAAAAGTATTGAGTGCCTTTCTTTGGCACTCTTTTTTATTTCTTATCTTTGCAAAGCTAAAAAAAGAACAAAATGTTAAATAATAAAAAGATTGCTGTTGACTTTGACGGAACTATTGTGGATGACGCTTACCCGGCAATTGGTAAACCGAAAACTTTTGCTTTCGAAACATTGAAAAGACTTCAGGCTGAAGGTTTCAGACTTATTCTTTGGACATACAGACACGGAAGAGCTTTAGATGAAGCAGTAGAATTCTGCCAGAAAAACGGGATAGAATTTTATGCCGTGAACTCAAGTTTTGAAGGAGAAGTTTTTGATTCTGAAACTCAATCCAGAAAATTAGATGCAGATTGGTTTATTGATGACAGAAATTTAGGAGGATTCCCGGGATGGGGTGAGATCTACAACATTATTCAGGAAAGAATAGAATTCCGTGTAGAAGGAAAAGAAGTTCTTGCCTATTCAAAACTTAAAAAAGAAAAGAAAAAAGGACTTTTCTGGTAAGATATAGAAATGAGAAGCCAGATATTAGAATTTAGTTTTTTAATATCAAATCAAAGCTTCTGTTTTTTATCAGAAAGAGTTTATAGATTGTTATAATATAGAAATACACATCATGCTGTAATCTAGTTTCTAACATCTAATATCTAACATCTATATACAATGATTCAATTAAAAACGATAGACGAATTACGTCTGATGAAGGAGAGTGCCCGACTTGTTTCTAAAACATTGGGAATGTTGGCAAAAGAAATCAAACCGGGGATTACTACCTTATATTTAGATAAACTGGCTCATGATTTTATCAAAGATCATGGTGCTGAACCTGCATTCTTAGGATACGGAGGGTTTCCAAATTCTCTTTGTATCTCTCCGAATGAGCAGGTAGTTCATGGTTTTCCTAACAATGACATAGTGAAAGAAGGAGATGTTCTTTCTGTTGACTGTGGAGTTATCCTGAACGGTTTTGTAGGAGACCATGCCTACACTTTTGAAATTGGAGAAGTGAAACCTGAGGTTAAAAAATTACTGCAGGTTACCAAAGAATCTTTATACAAAGGAATTGAACAGGTTGTAAGAGGAAAGAGAATAGGAGATATCTCCCATGCTATCCAGACACATTGTGAAAAAGAAGGATATGGAGTGGTAAGAGAACTGGTAGGACACGGATTGGGTAGAAAAATGCACGAAGATCCACAGGTTCCTAACTATGGAAGACAGGGAAGCGGAAAAGTAATCAAAGACGGTTTAGCAATCGCTATCGAACCTATGGTTAACATGGGAACTGAAAAAGTGAAGTTCCATAATGACGGCTGGACAGTAACTACTTTAGACAATATGCCATCTGCTCACTTCGAACATGATGTAGCAATGATCAATGGTAAACCGGTATTGCTTTCAACATTTGATTATGTATATGAAGCGTTAGGGATTGTAAGTGATGAAGAAAAGCAGTTCCAACTGGATTTTTAATGAAAACGGTAACAAAGCTTTTACTGAATAAAATTCCACGTCCAATGCTTATTAAAATAAGCATCTGGGCAAGACCGCTTATTTATCAGTTTTTCAAAGGAGATCAGTTCTTTGACCCTATTGATGGAAGATCTTACAGGAAATTCCTTCCTTACGGATACGGAAAACAAAGAGAAAATGCGCTGTCTCCGGGAACATTAAGTCTGGAGAGACACCGCCAGATGTGGCTGTACCTTCAGAACGAAACTGATTTCTTTATTAAAAATTATAAAGTTCTGCATATTGCTCCCGAACAGGAATTTCTAAGAAAATTCAAGAGAATGAGCAATCTGAATTATATTTCAGCAGACCTCTATTCTCCCATTGTGGATGTGAAAGCAGATATCCTGGCTTTACCTTTCGAAAATGATAGTTTTGATATTATCTTTTGCAACCATGTTCTGGAACATATTGAAGACGATGCGAAAGCAATGAGCGAATTGTACAGGGTAATGAAGCCAGGCGGATGGGGAATCCTTCAGGTTCCGATGAAAAATTCACTGGAGAAAACCTATGAAGATTTTACCATTAAAGATCCAAAAGAACGCCAGAAACACTTCGGACAGTATGATCATGTTCGCTGGTACGGAATGGATTATTTCGACCGCTTAAGAAAAGCAGGCTTCGAAATAGAACCCAACTTCTATTCCCAGAAATTCTCCGAAGAAGAAATAAAAAAATACGGATTAAGACAGAATGAGATCTTACCTGTAGTTTATAAAAAATAAAATAAAACCCGTTTCAACTGTTGAAACGGGTTTTTTATATGATAGATCCTATTTTATTCTTTAATAAAAGGATAGGATTTATAATTTTCTACTGATACAATATATTGTCCTTTCGGCAGATTGCTTGTGTCAATTGATATTTTGCTATCATTGGTTTTAGTTTCCAGTACCAGTTTTCCAGACAGATCAAAAATTTTAAGGAGAAGGTTTTTCTCAATATTTTCAATATTTAAGACTTCTTTTACAGGATTAGGATACGTTTTGAAAGTTTTCTTTGTCGCTTCAGTTTCTTTGGTACTCAGCTGTGAAGTGTTGTTGTAGTATATTTTGTTTCCTGAAGGATCTGTGATCACCAGTGTTTTTACATTACCATTGGTTGTAATCTGGTAACTGTATATAGACCCATAAGCTCCTAAAACATATGCATCACAGTTTTTTTGATCGTAGGCACGAACAGGGGTGGCATTTCCTCCATTATAGAATAAAAGCGTGCACGAACTTGCTGTTTTAATAAGGTTATTACCTCCGGGCATGACTCCAAAGCTCATCATAGAGGTATTATAATATCTGGAATTAATCACATAGCTTGTTCCCCCCGCTGAATTGAAAGTAGTTGCAGGAACTCCGTTGTCAATTAAAGGAGTATTCGTTGTCTGCCCGCTGCTTGTTACCATTTTGGAAATATACCAGCTGTTGGAAAGTAATTCCGAAGTTTGCTGGGCAGTCATTAAACTACCTGCTAAAAGAAATAGTAATTTTTTCATGAGTTAAAAGTTTACGGCAAAGATATAAAACAATTTCTTTTACCCTGTTAAATTCTGTCAGAGCAATAAAATAGTAAAAAAAACCGCCTTCATTACGAAGACGGTTTCCATTTTTAAATATAGATAGAAGTTTATGCACTTTCTAATGTGAAGAAGAAACAGCTTTTAAGCCTACCACAGAACCAATAAGTGTTACAATAAAAAATACTCTCCAAAAGCTTACAGGATCTTTAAAGAAAATAATTCCCATTAAAGCCGTTCCTACAGCCCCAATTCCTGTCCAAACTGCATAAGCAGTACCGATAGGCAGCGTTTGAGTAGCTTTGATCAGCAAAAGCATACTGATTGTCATTGTTATCAAAAAGCCGGTATACCACAGGTACATCTCAGTTCCTGATGTTTCTTTTGCCTTTCCCAGACATGATGCGAAGGCAACTTCAAATAATCCCGCGATAACTAATATTAACCAATTCATTTTTTAAAATTTTACTACTGCAAATTTCAGAATTTGATGTGAGAAAAAATTTTACAATTGTTAAAAAATGAAGATGTGGAGAGGCTAAAGAAAAGAAGCTGGAAGAAGTAAAAAAACAATACTGGTCTATCAATAGGGGCGGACTTTAGTCCGCTCGCTCTCAATATAAATACATATTCCTCCGGCTTTAGCCAAAGCATAAGAATTTTTAAATCCTTCAATCTTTGAATTTTAAATTCATTTTATCTCCGCCCGAATTCTACTTAAACTCACCTGCGTAATCCCAAGATAAGACGCAATATAACCCAGCTGAACCCTTTTCAGCAAGTCCGGTTGATAGGTGATGATATCTTTATAACGTTCCAGTGAAGTCTTGAACTGTCGGGAAATAATTAATTCCTCAGATTTTATCATCTCTGCTTCTGCCAGTTTTCTTCCCCAGTTAGCAATATGAATGTCTTCGTTGAAAAGTTTTCTGAGACTTTCTGTTTCCATTCTATACAGATCGCAGTCTTCCAGCAATTCAATGCTTTCATATCCCGGTTTGTCCTCTACATAGCTTTTCATTGAGAGAATGCATTGTCCCTCACTTCCGAACCAGAAAGTAATATCATTATCAGCCGTTGAAGAATAGGCTCTTGCAATTCCTTTTCGGATAAAATACAGATAAGGAATTACTTTATCGGCTTCCATCAGACAAAAGCCTTTAGGATACGAAACCTCTGTGATATGCTCTTTTAAACTGT
The nucleotide sequence above comes from Chryseobacterium sp. 7. Encoded proteins:
- a CDS encoding BT0820 family HAD-type phosphatase translates to MLNNKKIAVDFDGTIVDDAYPAIGKPKTFAFETLKRLQAEGFRLILWTYRHGRALDEAVEFCQKNGIEFYAVNSSFEGEVFDSETQSRKLDADWFIDDRNLGGFPGWGEIYNIIQERIEFRVEGKEVLAYSKLKKEKKKGLFW
- the gpmI gene encoding 2,3-bisphosphoglycerate-independent phosphoglycerate mutase; the encoded protein is MSKKAILAILDGWGLGTNPDVSAIDKANTPFIDSCYQNFPHTTLEASGLAVGLPAGQMGNSEVGHMNLGAGRVVYQNLVKLNMAVENGTLGQEKVIQEAFEYAKKENKKVHFIGLVSNGGVHSHINHLKGLLTAAKEFGLNENVFVHAFTDGRDCDPHSGLGFIDELQKHMNATTGKLATVVGRYYAMDRDKRWERVKLAYDALVEGVGEPSTDALASIKASYDNNVTDEFLKPIILMNTTATGNIVPVAKIIDNDVVICFNFRTDRGREITEVLSQKDFPEYDMKKLNLYYITLTNYDKTFQNIQVVFDENVLTETMGEILEKNGKSQIRIAETEKYPHVTFFFSGGREEEFNGERRLLCPSPKDVPTYDLKPEMSAYDITNAIVPELEQGTADFVCLNFANTDMVGHTGVFEAAVKAAEVVDQCIEKVATAAYENGYAVFILADHGNSDVMMNPDGTPNTQHSTNLVPFIVMDKDHTWNLKPGKLGDVAPTILKVMGVEIPDAMTGDVLVN
- a CDS encoding class I SAM-dependent methyltransferase; amino-acid sequence: MKTVTKLLLNKIPRPMLIKISIWARPLIYQFFKGDQFFDPIDGRSYRKFLPYGYGKQRENALSPGTLSLERHRQMWLYLQNETDFFIKNYKVLHIAPEQEFLRKFKRMSNLNYISADLYSPIVDVKADILALPFENDSFDIIFCNHVLEHIEDDAKAMSELYRVMKPGGWGILQVPMKNSLEKTYEDFTIKDPKERQKHFGQYDHVRWYGMDYFDRLRKAGFEIEPNFYSQKFSEEEIKKYGLRQNEILPVVYKK
- a CDS encoding T9SS type A sorting domain-containing protein, yielding MKKLLFLLAGSLMTAQQTSELLSNSWYISKMVTSSGQTTNTPLIDNGVPATTFNSAGGTSYVINSRYYNTSMMSFGVMPGGNNLIKTASSCTLLFYNGGNATPVRAYDQKNCDAYVLGAYGSIYSYQITTNGNVKTLVITDPSGNKIYYNNTSQLSTKETEATKKTFKTYPNPVKEVLNIENIEKNLLLKIFDLSGKLVLETKTNDSKISIDTSNLPKGQYIVSVENYKSYPFIKE
- a CDS encoding acyl-ACP desaturase, with product MYQKLVRKEVMGLLEKEVGSFLDKFLTPIEKIWQPSDYLPDPSSDEFKHDLEEIQTFAREMPYDLFVTLIGDCITEEALPSYESWLMGVDGINQEEKVGWANWVRAWTAEENRHGDLLNKYLYLCGRVNMREVEITTQYLINDGFDLGTSMDPYRNFIYTSFQETATNISHRRVGTLAKQSGNGKLAKMCGVIAADEARHAKAYKHFVAKILEVDASEMILAFEDMMRKKIVMPAHLMRQSGQKAGELWGHFSDAAQRCMVYTGHDYINIMKDLLDEWKIEHVKGLTEKAEKAQEYLMKLPARLQKITDRVATPDLQFQFSWVKS
- the map gene encoding type I methionyl aminopeptidase, which codes for MIQLKTIDELRLMKESARLVSKTLGMLAKEIKPGITTLYLDKLAHDFIKDHGAEPAFLGYGGFPNSLCISPNEQVVHGFPNNDIVKEGDVLSVDCGVILNGFVGDHAYTFEIGEVKPEVKKLLQVTKESLYKGIEQVVRGKRIGDISHAIQTHCEKEGYGVVRELVGHGLGRKMHEDPQVPNYGRQGSGKVIKDGLAIAIEPMVNMGTEKVKFHNDGWTVTTLDNMPSAHFEHDVAMINGKPVLLSTFDYVYEALGIVSDEEKQFQLDF
- a CDS encoding DMT family transporter encodes the protein MNWLILVIAGLFEVAFASCLGKAKETSGTEMYLWYTGFLITMTISMLLLIKATQTLPIGTAYAVWTGIGAVGTALMGIIFFKDPVSFWRVFFIVTLIGSVVGLKAVSSSH
- a CDS encoding Crp/Fnr family transcriptional regulator; the protein is MNIDQILDKVYLLPEASKNSLKEHITEVSYPKGFCLMEADKVIPYLYFIRKGIARAYSSTADNDITFWFGSEGQCILSMKSYVEDKPGYESIELLEDCDLYRMETESLRKLFNEDIHIANWGRKLAEAEMIKSEELIISRQFKTSLERYKDIITYQPDLLKRVQLGYIASYLGITQVSLSRIRAEIK